In Nymphaea colorata isolate Beijing-Zhang1983 chromosome 5, ASM883128v2, whole genome shotgun sequence, one genomic interval encodes:
- the LOC116253953 gene encoding uncharacterized protein LOC116253953: MVPNSRGSLSTLPVLLLGGAAVLLSVFLLLPFFLRSSPLCYSEHPRSGVGGSGDGGGRSGLAEASRGSSSSDPISASAEDVAWLRDQLSTNALRDPPTTAEGWHLLRKGINPRSRAQQLEDLRKFKGISHYEDGANNHTAMPCPGELLVEEHHSNYGEPWAGGRDVFEFLAKAVNLAPDFRVLEIGCGTLRVGLHFIRYLVASHFHCLERDDLSLMAAFRYELPSQGLLHKRPLIVKGDNMDFSKFGTGITYDLIYASAVFLHMPDALVWTGLERLASRLKPSRGRIFVSHNIKFCTRLHGDECTKRLSNLGLEYVGKHTHDSLLFNHYEIWFEFRRT; the protein is encoded by the exons ATGGTTCCGAACTCAAGGGGGTCGCTCTCTACTCTCCCCGTGCTGCTGCTCGGCGGAGCCGCCGTTCTACTCtccgtcttcctcctcctccctttcttCCTCAGATCCTCCCCCCTGTGCTACTCGGAGCACCCGCGCAGCGGCGTCGGCGGAAGCGGCGATGGCGGAGGGAGGTCGGGACTGGCGGAGGCTTCCCGCGGGTCATCGTCTTCGGATCCGATCTCGGCATCGGCTGAAGACGTCGCCTGGTTGAGGGATCAGTTGAGTACGAACGCGCTCCGGGATCCGCCCACAACGGCCGAAGGCTGGCACCTGCTCCGTAAAGGGATCAACCCGCGCTCTAGGGCTCAGCAGCTGGAAGATTTGCGGAA GTTCAAAGGAATCTCGCACTATGAAGACGGAGCCAACAATCACACAGCAATGCCATGTCCTGGAGAATTACTGGTAGAAGAGCACCACAGCAACTATGGAGAGCCATGGGCTGGAGGGCGTGACGTATTTGAGTTTCTTGCAAAAGCTGTCAATTTGGCTCCAGACTTCCGCGTTCTCGAGATTGGATGCGGCACCCTCAGAGTGGGTCTACATTTCATTCGCTACTTGGTAGCGTCTCACTTTCATTGCCTTGAAAGAGATGACTTGTCACTCATGGCTGCTTTTAGATATGAACTTCCTTCACAGGGTCTCCTGCACAAGCGCCCTTTGATTGTGAAAGGCGACAACATGGACTTCAGTAAATTTGGCACTGGGATCACCTATGATCTGATCTATGCTAGTGCTGTTTTCCTTCACATGCCAGATGCTCTTGTATGGACCGGCCTGGAAAGGCTCGCTTCTAGATTGAAGCCTTCTCGGGGTCGAATTTTTGTCTCTCATAACATAAAATTCTGCACTCGTCTTCATGGGGACGAATGCACAAAGCGCCTTTCGAATTTGGGCCTAGAGTATGTTGGAAAACATACACATGATAGCCTGCTCTTCAATCACTATGAGATATGGTTTGAGTTCAGACGGACATAA